From Podospora bellae-mahoneyi strain CBS 112042 chromosome 3, whole genome shotgun sequence, the proteins below share one genomic window:
- the HRQ1 gene encoding ATP-dependent 3'-5' DNA helicase (COG:A; BUSCO:EOG09260DXP; EggNog:ENOG503NUXJ): MPSGDGDNPQSSGALKRKRGRPPKAVAEEATPSPSPSPSSPLPPPKRKPQLKSKRLSPPEEAERPLPSYFQHLAKLHSALSLVSTFLSTHSQHLPPTLANLSKALAAKGLVPSVEDIASLKVVTPGSIRFEYVDYTSLLLEARGFEKEDLFRSSSGVASLPGEDLAEGDERGGEVLVFEFVDGGLKGRGRAREVGGGGREVVMPRYTAKQLMGVVERRGEKFKRAVQEFLRGCEEEGVDPVLRVEGERVLPERSAERERKRETTLPETIPKGRKPISEIVEELKGLAWYTGQIVPDGHRVFEAQEGVCGELEFLLSQDLVNALYNARGITGFYSHQAEAINALNAGYDVVVSTSTSSGKSLIYQLPVLHALERDPLTRAMYIFPTKALAQDQRRSLQELMGYMPTLQGMMAETFDGDTPFEMRNRIREEARVVFTNPDMLHLTILPQEEKWRSFLQNLRFVVVDELHVYNGLMGSHVAYVMRRLRRICAALGNRHELRFVSCSATVANPGGHFGTIFGIAEGKVRVVEQDGSPSGRKEFICWNTPYKDPGDPASGRGNAALECAKLFCQMILRGVRVIAFCRVRAQCEVLIGTVRQELERLGRGEVANRVMGYRGGYTAQDRRKIESEMFEGKLLGIVATTALELGVDIGTLDCVITWGFPYTISNLRQQSGRAGRRNKDSLSILVGDSFATDQHYMNNPDELFTKPNAALQVDLDNMLVKEGHIQCAAHELPIRPDVDSVYFGPDLAEICSTRLLHDPLTNFYHTADRFRPQPSKFVSIRDTEEDHFAIVDTTHNRNIVLEELEASRATFTLYDGAIFLHQGLTYLVRDFNPSTKIARVERVKVSWTTKQRDYTDIDPIETEALKPLSPAAQAFYGSIRITQTVFGFFKVDSKTNKILDAVAVDNPPVVRFTKGMWIDIPPLALSILTSRQLHVAGAIHAAQHALMSLIPNFVVSLPGDVRTECKNPLKELVSKRETKRKRPARLTFYDAKGGEGGSGINTKAFEHVEMLVRQALQRVERCECTRVQGCPECVASEYCKEGNEVVSKVGCGVVLKCLLGEEVDVEGLPMGPEEGVVAGIETVVRAEPVRLKRRGELNKGRGEVVVDGGSGDGRGMACGDGG; encoded by the coding sequence ATGCCATCAGGAGACGGGGATAACCCCCAGAGCAGCGGGGCTCTGAAAAGGAAACGAGGCCGGCCTCCAAAAGCTGTTGCTGAAGAAGCgactccatctccatcaccatcaccatcatcaccattaccaccaccaaaacgaAAACCCCAACTCAAATCAAAACGATTATCGCCCCCAGAAGAGGCCGAGagacccctcccctcctacTTCCAACACCTCGCCAAGCTTCACTCCGCCCTCAGCCTCGTGTCGACCTTCCTCTCTACCCACagccagcacctccccccgACGTTGGCCAACCTGTCAAAGGCCCTGGCGGCAAAAGGGCTTGTCCCATCCGTGGAAGACATCGCCTCTTTGAAGGTGGTAACGCCTGGGAGCATCAGGTTTGAGTATGTAGATTACACTTCACTCTTGCTAGAGGCTCGGGGGTTTGAAAAGGAGGATCTGTTCCGGTCGTCGTCCGGGGTTGCGAGCTTACCTGGGGAGGATTTGGCAGAGGGGGATGAGcgtgggggggaggtgttggtttTTGAGTTTGTTGAcggggggttgaagggacGGGGCAGGGCaagggaggttggtgggggagggagggaggtggttaTGCCGCGGTATACGGCTAAGCAGTTGATGGGGGTCGTGGAGAGGCGGGGGGAGAAGTTTAAACGGGCGGTGCAGGAGTTTCTGAGGGggtgtgaggaggagggggttgatccTGTcttgagggtggagggggagagggttttGCCGGAGAGGAGTGCTGAacgggagaggaagagagagacgACGTTGCCGGAAACGATACCGAAGGGACGGAAACCAATATcggagattgtggaggagttgaaggggttggcgTGGTACACCGGGCAGATTGTGCCTGACGGCCACAGGGTTTTCGAGGCGCAGGAGGGGGTGTGtggggagctggagtttTTGTTGAGTCAGGATTTGGTGAACGCGTTGTATAACGCGAGAGGGATCACGGGTTTCTACTCGCATCAGGCGGAGGCGATCAATGCGTTGAACGCGGGGTAcgatgttgttgtttcgACGTCGACGAGCTCGGGAAAGAGTTTGATATATCAGTTGCCGGTTCTGCATGCTCTGGAGAGGGACCCGTTGACGAGGGCGATGTATATTTTTCCTACCAAAGCTCTTGCGCAGGATCAGAGAAGGAGTTTGCAGGAGCTGATGGGGTACATGCCTACCCTTCAGGGGATGATGGCGGAGACGTTTGACGGGGACACGCCGTTTGAGATGAGGAATAGGATacgggaggaggcgagggttgTTTTTACGAATCCGGATATGCTGCACCTGACCATCTTGCCtcaggaggagaagtggaGGAGCTTTTTGCAGAATCTGAGGTTTGTGGTTGTGGATGAGCTGCATGTGTACAATGGGCTGATGGGGAGTCATGTGGCGTATGttatgaggaggttgaggaggatatgTGCTGCTTTGGGGAACAGGCATGAGCTGAGGTTTGTGAGTTGTTCGGCTACTGTGGCTAATCCGGGGGGGCATTTTGGGACGATATTTGGGATTGCGGAGGGCAAGGTTAGGGTGGTGGAGCAGGATGGGAGTCCGAgtgggaggaaggagttTATATGTTGGAATACGCCGTACAAGGACCCTGGGGATCCGgcgagcgggagggggaatgCGGCGTTGGAGTGCGCAAAGTTGTTTTGCCAgatgattttgaggggggtgagggttatTGCCTTTTGTCGGGTGAGGGCGCAGTGTGAGGTGTTGATTGGGACGGTGAGGCAGGAGTTGGAAcggcttgggaggggggaggttgcaAACCGGGTGATGGGGTATAGGGGTGGCTATACGGCTCAGGACAGGAGGAAGATTGAGAGTGAGATGTTTGAGGGGAAACTGCTTGGGATTGTAGCGACCACGGCATTGGAACTAGGAGTAGATATCGGCACCCTAGACTGCGTCATCACCTGGGGCTTCCCATACACAATATCCAACCTCCGACAGCAGAGCGGGCGAGCAGGCAGAAGAAACAAggactccctctccatcctaGTGGGCGACAGCTTCGCAACAGACCAGCACTACATGAACAACCCAGATGAGCTCTTCACCAAACCCAACGCGGCCCTCCAAGTGGACCTGGACAACATGCTTGTCAAAGAAGGCCACATCCAATGCGCCGCCCACGAGCTCCCGATCCGTCCCGACGTCGACTCGGTCTACTTTGGTCCTGACCTCGCCGAAATATGCAGcactcgcctcctccacgacccCCTGACCAATTTCTACCACACCGCCGACCGCTTccgcccccaaccctccaagTTTGTCTCCATCCGCGACACAGAAGAAGACCACTTTGCCATCGTGGACACAACCCACAACCGCAACATCGTCCTCGAAGAACTCGAAGCCTCCCGGGCGACCTTTACCTTGTATGACggcgccatcttcctccatcaAGGCCTGACGTATCTAGTCCGGgacttcaacccctccaccaaaatcGCCCGCGTGGAGAGGGTAAAGGTCTCTTGGACAACCAAACAGAGGGACTACACCGACATCGACCCCATCGAGACCGAAGCCCTCAagcccctctcccccgctGCTCAGGCATTCTACGGCTCCATCCGCATCACTCAGACAGTGTTTGGCTTCTTCAAAGTCGACTCCAAGACGAACAAGATACTGGACGCTGTTGCGGTTGATAACCCGCCTGTGGTGAGGTTCACAAAGGGAATGTGGATCGATATCCCGCCCCTCGctctctccatcttgacATCGCGACAGCTGCACGTTGCGGGAGCTATCCATGCTGCTCAGCACGCTTTGATGTCCCTGATACCGAACTTTGTCGTATCCCTTCCGGGCGACGTCCGTACCGAGTGCAAGAACCCGTTGAAGGAGCTCGTCTCCAAGCGGGAGACCAAACGGAAGAGGCCGGCGAGGCTGACGTTTTATGATGCcaagggtggggagggagggtcGGGGATCAATACAAAGGCTTTTGAACATGTCGAGATGTTGGTTCGGCAGGCGTTGcagagggtggagaggtgcGAGTGTACACGGGTGCAGGGGTGTCCGGAGTGTGTGGCTAGTGAGTATTGTAAGGAAGGGAACGAGGTTGTGAGCAAAGTTGGGTGTGGGGTTGTGCTGAAGTgtttgttgggggaggaggtagatgTGGAAGGACTGCCGATggggccggaggagggggtggtggcggggatagagacggtggtgagggctgAGCCGGTGAGGCTtaagaggaggggggagctcaacaaggggagaggggaggttgtggtggatgggggtaGTGGTGATGGTCGGGGTATGGCTTGTGGAGATGgcggatga
- a CDS encoding hypothetical protein (EggNog:ENOG503P1JS; COG:S) produces MSTPFLGRLSPISTHLSSNPHLATGEMSSSAGPAPWRELFSHHLTHLRPPIFTLATLHPVPSHTSITVLPRARTCVFRGFWGTLPPNERNPAVLNPPLFRSDLLTFTTDARMSKTSDILDTAGPDSQTVSGGPSGGGGPVEAVFWVDETKTQWRVRGKAWVLGPGIDGEGEGERKVREVVGERMRRVKEWEGDEDWSWEREVEGHFGNLSPVMRGSFKGPEPGAEVDYHQGKRLGERVDDLRDEEARGNFRRDVMEGKGF; encoded by the exons AtgtccacccccttcctcggccgcctATCACCAATATCAACCCATCTTTCAAGCAACCCTCACCTCGCCACTGGTGAAATGTCATCATCCGCCGGCCCCGCCCCCTGGCGCGagctcttctcccaccacctaACCCATTTGAGGCCCCCAATCTTCACTCTCGCAACCCTCCACCCAgtcccctcccacacctccaTCACTGTCCTCCCCCGCGCGCGCACCTGCGTCTTCCGCGGCTTCTGGGgtaccctcccccccaacgAGCGCAACCCCGCCGTTCTGAACCCGCCCCTCTTCAGGTCTGACCTCTTGACTTTCACCACTGACGCGCGCATGTCAAAGACGTCTGACATTCTTGACACCGCCGGGCCCGATTCGCAGACTGTGTCTGGCGGCCCAAGCGGTGGGGGGGGGCCAGTGGAGGCAGTATTTTGGGTTGATGAGACAAAGACTCAGTGGAGGGTTAGAGGGAAGGCGTGGGTTCTAGGGCCGGGGattgatggggaaggggagggggagaggaaggttagggaggtggtgggggagaggatgaggagggtcaaggaatgggaaggggacgaggattggagctgggagagggaggtggaggggcatTTTGGGAATTTGAGCCCGGTTATGAGGGGGAGTTTTAAGGGTCCGGAGCcgggggcggaggtggaTTATCATcaggggaagaggttgggtgagagggtggatgatttgagggatgaggaggcgagggggaaTTTtagg AGGGATGTGATGGAAGGAAAGGGGTTCTGA
- a CDS encoding hypothetical protein (EggNog:ENOG503NYGC; COG:G) yields MRKALGLVALAASLTPVLGAVFGYNSGAQKPGGVKNQADYENEFRAAKALQGAPAGGFISVRLFTMLQDENAGNNPIEAIPAAIATNMRLLLGMWASAGSAKFDRELEALVTAVNRYGDAFVRLVDGISVGSEDLYRNSASVEEGSNPGANPQVIVGYIQKVRQRLSSTKLKAPIGHVDTWTAWVNGSNAAVVAACDWVGMDAYPYWQSTALPNNAIEQSPRLFQEALDKTRAASQGKPVWITETGHPVSGRTWGQSVASVENAKRYWNEVGCPRFGKEPIWWYKFQGDQTGAEPNFGITPAGQLTTKPLFDISCKPPGSSSPVPMPVTTGHTGAGGPPTESSSSAATSSGVGNSPASDVSSPPLSTTSALPILSSAATSSGIRNSPRSGVSGSTILSSAGTSTGVRNSPRSGVSSRTSTSTILLNSTVSSTSSSPATNTNGADVTTGSFGGVFAALLAVVFAV; encoded by the exons ATGCGGAAAGCTCTTGGACTGGTAGCACTCGCTGCTTCACTCACACCTGTCTTGGGTGCCGTATTTGGTTACAACTCTGGCGCCCAAAAGCCAGGAGGCGTAAAGAACCAGGCCGACTACGAAAATGAGTTCCGGGCCGCCAAAGCACTTCAGGGTGCCCCTGCTGGCGGGTTTATCAGCGTTCGTCTGTTCACCATGCTT CAAGACGAAAACGCTGGAAACAACCCCATCGAAGCTATCCCCGCAGCCATCGCCACCAACATGAGATTGCTGCTCGGTATGTGGGCCTCCGCTGGGTCAGCCAAGTTTGATAGAGAACTCGAGGCTCTGGTGACCGCCGTCAACCGTTATGGGGATGCATTTGTGAGGCTTGTTGACGGCATCTCGGTGGGCAGTGAGGATTTGTACCGGAACTCGGCCTCGGTGGAGGAAGGTTCAAATCCGGGTGCCAACCCTCAGGTAATTGTCGGTTACATCCAAAAGGTTCGACAACGGCTGAGCAGCACGAAGCTGAAGGCCCCCATCGGACACGTCGATACGTGGACGGCTTGGGTAAACGGCTCCAATGCAGCAGTGGTTGCTGCTTGTGACTGGGTCGGCATGGACGCTTATCCATACTGGCAATCGACGGCGCTTCCCAACAACGCTATCGAACAGAGCCCACGCCTCTTCCAAGAAGCTTTGGACAAGACCCGAGCAGCTTCGCAAGGCAAGCCGGTATGGATCACCGAAACTGGGCATCCCGTGTCCGGTAGAACCTGGGGACAGTCTGTCGCCTCGGTCGAGAATGCCAAACGATATTGGAACGAGGTCGGCTGCCCAAGGTTCGGAAAAGAGCCCATCTGGTGGTACAAGTTCCAGGGCGACCAGACTGGTGCTGAACCCAACTTTGGCATCACTCCGGCTGGGCAGCTGACGACCAAGCCACTTTTTGATATTTCGTGCAAGCCGCCTGGCTCATC AAGCCCAGTTCCGATGCCTGTGACTACAGGCCATACTGGAGCTGGCGGACCTCCCACGGAGTCTTCTTCAAGTGCAGCTACCTCGAGCGGAGTTGGAAACAGCCCTGCAAGTGATGTCTCCAGTCCGCCATTGTCCACGACTTCTGCTTTGCCAATTCTCTCGAGTGCAGCTACCTCGAGCGGTATCAGAAACAGCCCTAGAAGTGGTGTCTCTGGTTCGACAATTCTCTCGAGCGCAGGTACCTCGACCGGCGTTAGAAACAGCCCTAGAAGTGGTGTCTCCTCGAGGACCTCTACTTCGACAATTCTCTTGAATAGCACCGTGTCCTCAACGTCGTCCAGTCCCGCCACGAACACCAATGGAGCAGATGTGACGACTGGCTCTTTCGGTGGTGTTTTCGCTGCCTTGCTGGCTGTGGTGTTTGCCGTTTGA
- a CDS encoding hypothetical protein (COG:U; EggNog:ENOG503Q46U) — MADDPHNTSDISDQVEAGAAKEDAETTATRRELKQTSISEKAGQLSTSQDDKSASDDDDAPKDKTTTAGARKVTPPVALGVPSDETLAEQISSPKKKRAHAELDENKDVAEAPLEGEGSAATDSKNNTAVTLNRTNRSEPEKKRPRDRQASASAVKSGQEEVEPLSASASPRSSMEELAKSRPANTATVRSPIDKPQTTSTSAFASSGFAKLGASSASPFAAASGASPFASAGAGKPSVFGSAGTAASFGSVLGGSTPAAPAKLNFSSTSTASPFASALNGQTGGGSVFKSSPFGSAFGGASALSGGGARLTNFGKPGEVLKSGKPAKPFGAPESDAEESEKDEDGEEENGEGAGADGEEENKDDEKEESERKRLKLHKIVVDDGESSEVTLFSQRAKMYVMEKGVGWKERGAGMLKVNVPRATVEFENDGSPDATSFDASVLEDKDYSGPKNVRLIMRQDHTLRVILNTIVLPAMQFKIEKKLKAATVLFTAFENGEPQLVQMKLSNANADLFSDLVEMLKKGLADV; from the exons ATGGCCGACGACCCGCACAACACGAGCGACATCTCGGACCAAGTCGAGGCAGGCGCTGCTAAGGAAGATGCCGAGACCACGGCGACGAGAAGAGAGCTGAAGCAGACGTCTATTTCTGAAAAGGCGGGGCAGCTATCGACCTCTCAAGACGACAAGAGCGCCtctgacgatgatgatgcgccCAAAGATAAGACAACTACTGCCGGCGCTCGCAAGGTCACGCCGCCAGTGGCCCTTGGTGTCCCAAGCGACGAAACACTGGCCGAGCAGATCTCGTcccccaagaagaagcgagCGCATGCCGAGTTGGACGAGAACAAGGATGTGGCCGAGGCTCCtttggaaggggaagggtcTGCCGCGACCGACAGCAAGAACAACACAGCTGTGACGCTCAACCGTACAAACCGATCCGAGCCCGAGAAGAAGAGACCACGGGATCGCCAGGCCAGCGCGTCTGCTGTCAAGAGCGGACAGGAAGAAGTG GAGCCGTTGTCGGCGAGTGCCTCCCCACGCTCGAgcatggaggagctggctaAGAGCCGACCTGCCAACACGGCTACCGTGCGTTCACCGATCGATAAGCCGCAAACAACCTCGACGTCTGCTTTTGCCTCGTCAGGATTTGCCAAGCTGGGAGCCTCGTCTGCTTCGCCGTTTGCGGCTGCGTCAGGAGCCTCGCCATTTGCGTctgctggtgctgggaaGCCGAGTGTGTTTGGATCGGCTGGGACGGCTGCGTCTTTCGGGAGCGTTCTTGGTGGATCTACACCCGCTGCTCCGGCCAAATTGAACTTTAGCTCGACCTCGACGGCGTCACCTTTTGCGTCGGCGCTTAACGGACAGACTGGCGGGGGGTCGGTGTTCAAGTCGAGTCCTTTTGGAAGTGCCTTTGGTGGTGCTAGCGCTTTGTCTGGTGGCGGTGCTCGGTTGACCAACTTTGGCAAGCCTGGTGAGGTCCTTAAGAGTGGCAAGCCGGCCAAGCCTTTTGGTGCGCCAGAAAGTGACGCggaggagagtgagaaggatgaagacggcgaggaggagaatggggagggtgctggggctgatggggaggaggagaacaaggatgatgagaaggaagagagtgagaggaagaggttgaagctACATAAGA TCGTGGTCGACGATGGCGAGAGCTCAGAGGTCACACTCTTCTCCCAACGCGCCAAGATGTATGTTATGGAAAAGGGAGTTGGGtggaaagagagaggtgcCGGCATGCTCAAGGTCAATGTGCCAAGAGCGACGGTCGAGTTTGAAAACGACGGCTCCCCAGACGCGACCAGCTTTGACGCCTCGGTGTTGGAAGACAAAGACTACAGCGGACCTAAGAACGTACGCTTGATCATGCGCCAGGACCACACCCTGAGGGTCATCCTCAACACGATTGTGCTGCCAGCGATGCAGTTCAAGattgagaagaagctcaaggcggCGACGGTGTTGTTCACGGCATTTGAGAATGGAGAGCCGCAGTTGGTACAGATGAAG CTCAGTAACGCCAACGCGGATCTGTTCTCGGACCTGGTGGAAATGCTAAAGAAGGGCCTTGCAGACGTCTGA
- a CDS encoding hypothetical protein (COG:S; EggNog:ENOG503NWZG) — protein MVLYTDPPPLRPFSNDKPTLLVCWWITMFCAVIILLRVCGRLVRTERLFREDKMAALALVPLFLRMGCVHVILLFGTNNVQLDNVRLSDEGLRRREIASGLVLLSRVMYAATLWVLKNAILEFFRRLNVTWERSYELSLRFIRAVLVATFIAVVISDLTECQPFSHYWQVLPDPGGRCRQGYAQLLTMAVCNVFTDLLLIICPVPIIVRSTMSTKRKAQLVMLFSLSLAPIGVTIYRVPHIINEQGSQQSRSLYASIELLFATAAANALVLGSFVRDRGVKKRKYKYDSVAVASTIDRSSASESRRPTVLKHWGSDEDLVRDMGYAVKPELRESQPTGNENPVFTPAPIATTKLHEDMTSWQFPGANRASAAQSDDPLISSDPVPSVRSNSTATRRVSFFDYGGLLDDVGPTSRRGSYLSSKDIPVGLTTTHPSPAVQASGNGLRRGSAALLQDLGGFLSPLTSIQPKPKPKPPSLEPIEQSTQEGSNAAPGYSMPSPEKAGPELLDPGGLLNGNGACTEDLSSGFVREL, from the exons ATGGTCCTCTACACGGATCCCCCGCCGCTGCGCCCGTTCAGCAATGACAAGCCGACCCTCCTGGTGTGCTGGTGGATCACCATGTTCTGcgccgtcatcatcctcttgcGGGTGTGCGGCAGGCTCGTGCGGACGGAGAGGCTGTTCCGGGAAGATAAGATGGCAGCTCTGGCTCTGGTGCCGCTGTTTCTGCGAATGGGATGCGTCCATGTCATACTGCTCTTCGGAACCAATAACGTGCAGCTGGACAATGTCAGGCTTTCGGACGAGGGGCTGCGCAGGAGGGAGATCGCAAGCGGGTTGGTCTTGCTGAGTCGGGTGATGTACGCTGCAAC ATTGTGGGTACTGAAAAACGCTATCTTGGAGTTTTTTCGGCGCCTCAATGTGACATGGGAACGGTCGTATGAGCTTTCGTTGAGGTTCATCCGTGCTGTTCTCGTTGCAACGTTCATCGCCGTTGTGATCAGTGACCTGACGGAATGTCAGCCCTTTTCACACTACTGGCAAGTCCTCCCGGATCCTGGCGGGAGATGCCGTCAGGGGTACGCGCAGCTCTTGACAATGGCCGTCTGCAACGTGTTTACAGACTTGCTGTTGATCATCTGCCCTGTGCCCATCATCGTTCGGAGCACGATGAGCACCAAGAGAAAAGCCCAGCTTGTCAtgctcttctccctcagccTTGCGCCCATTGGAGTGACCATCTACCGGGTGCCACACATTATTAACGAACAGGGGAGTCAACAAAGCCGATCTCTCTACGCCTCGATCGAGCTTCTCTTTGCGACGGCTGCAGCCAACGCCCTCGTACTCGGGTCTTTTGTTCGGGACAGGGGtgtcaagaagaggaagtaCAAGTACGACTCAGTTGCAGTAGCGTCCACCATTGACCGTTCATCCGCCTCCGAGTCGCGACGGCCAACCGTTTTGAAGCATTGGGGGAGCGACGAGGATTTGGTGCGGGATATGGGATACGCCGTCAAGCCCGAGCTCCGAGAATCACAGCCCACCGGAAACGAGAACCCAGTGTTCACGCCCGCGCCTATTGCGACCACCAAGCTGCACGAAGACATGACCTCTTGGCAGTTCCCGGGTGCCAACCGAGCCAGCGCAGCGCAAAGCGACGACCCATTGATTTCAAGCGACCCAGTCCCATCCGTCAGGAGTAATTCGACAGCAACCCGACGCGTGTCGTTTTTCGACTACGGCGGTCTTCTCGATGACGTAGGGCCCACGAGTCGACGAGGCAGTTATCTGTCTTCGAAGGACATTCCAGTTGGGCTAACGACAACTCACCCCTCACCGGCGGTGCAAGCAAGCGGCAACGGTCTCCGAAGGGGCTCGGCAGCCCTGCTGCAAGATCTCGGAGGATTCCTGAGTCCCCTGACCTCGATCCAACcaaagccgaagccgaaacCACCGAGTCTGGAGCCCATTGAGCAGTCGACCCAGGAGGGATCTAACGCTGCACCGGGATATTCCATGCCTTCGCCGGAGAAGGCAGGACCGGAGTTGCTGGATCCTGGGGGGTTGCTCAACGGCAACGGGGCCTGCACTGAGGACTTGAGCAGCGGCTTTGTTCGAGAACTATGA
- a CDS encoding hypothetical protein (COG:P; EggNog:ENOG503NW1M), which yields MGLRILRSRALLVLCAVALVLFAGSAWGHAGGKCGAGGHGRRVVVPRTTEEVADVSMLSLGEVGEELQKCEIVQKLSNLKKADADAAPSSLTTKIFGYLFPGSPAVNALLATLYISGPPNFLLALCPTDINPDSLQVMVAFAVGGLLGDTLFHLLPEIFVGEGEEDRARFVMVEPNRNLLLGVGILVGFMVFVGMDKGLRIATGGEGHSHDHSHGHKHGEDDTKGVSSAVEEDEEKKKKKKGELKRRKGGKDDGEGEKEEEEKKEVNPSVKLGGLLNMIADFTHNITDGLAMSASFYASPTIGATTTVAVFFHEIPHEVGDFALLVQSGFTKKQAMGAQFVTAIGALLGTLIGIAIQEFGGNGASGADAVAMGMKEGLWGTSLTWGDMLLPFTAGTFLYVGTVAVIPELLETGKNKAVELRKMLVQFAAIAAGAGIMLYISWHD from the exons atggGGTTGCGGATATTGAGGAGCCGCGCGCTTCTTGTGCTGTGCGCTGTTGCGCTGGTGCTGTTTGCGGGATCTGCTTGGGGGCATGCTGGGGGGAAGTGTGGCGCTGGAGGGCATGGaaggcgggtggtggttccGAGGacgacggaggaggtggccgaTGTGTCGATGTTGAgtttgggagaggttggggaggagctgcaG AAATGCGAAATCGTCCAAAAGCTATCCAACCTCAAAAAGgccgacgccgacgccgCCCCCTCGAGCCTGACGACCAAGATTTTCGGGTATCTGTTTCCTGGTAGTCCTGCGGTCAATGCCTTGTTGGCGACGCTGTATATTTCCGGCCCGCCGAACTTCTTGCTGGCCCTCTGCCCGACGGATATTAATCCGGATTCGCTGCAGGTGATGGTTGCGTTtgcggttggggggttgctgggggaCACGCTGTTTCATTTGCTGCCTGAGATTTttgtcggggagggggaggaggacagggCGAGGTTTGTGATGGTGGAGCCGAACAGGAACTTGCTGCTCGGGGTGGGAATCTTGGTTGGGTTTATGGTCTTTGTGGGGATGGACAAGGGGTTGAGGATTGCTACGGGAGGCGAGGGGCATTCGCATGATCATTCGCATGGGCATAAgcatggcgaggatgataCCAAGGGGGTGAGttcggcggtggaggaggatgaggagaagaagaagaagaagaagggggagttgaagagacggaagggagggaaggatgatggggagggggaaaaggaagaggaggagaagaaggaggttaaTCCCAGTGTCAAATTGGGTGGGTTGTTGAATATGAT TGCCGATTTTACACACAACATCACCGACGGTCTCGCCATGTCTGCCTCGTTTTACGCTTCCCCCACCATCGGCGCTACTACGACTGTTGCGGTCTTCTTCCACGAGATTCCCCATGAGGTCGGCGATTTCGCTCTGCTGGTCCAGTCTGGGTTCACGAAGAAGCAGGCCATGGGCGCGCAGTTTGTTACGGCTATTGGTGCTCTCCTCGGCACGCTCATTGGCATTGCGATCCAGGAGTTTGGAGGGAACGGAGCGAGCGGCGCTGATGCTGTGGCCATGGGCATGAAGGAAGGTCTCTGGGGCACGAGCTTGACTTGGGGAGACATGTTGCTGCCTTTCACGGCTGGAACTTTCTTGTATGTGGGCACGGTGGCGGTCATCCCCGAGTTGTTGGAGACTGGGAAGAACAAGGCggtggagttgaggaagatgCTAGTGCAGTTTGCGGCGattgctgctggggcgggCATCATGCTTTATATCTCTTGGCATGACTAA